Proteins encoded in a region of the Haloarchaeobius salinus genome:
- a CDS encoding non-histone chromosomal MC1 family protein, with protein MVREDGKRNFALREDSGEESVFSGNTPRQAALKAARRLDPASSEGDADRTEIRLREKGTDKVHIYDGWAWNETAPDDKPDWMPEEITEANVSKKGIEHLED; from the coding sequence ATGGTACGTGAAGATGGTAAGCGAAACTTCGCGCTGCGCGAGGACAGTGGTGAGGAGAGCGTCTTCTCAGGCAACACCCCACGGCAGGCCGCACTGAAGGCCGCCCGCCGACTCGACCCCGCATCGAGCGAGGGCGACGCGGATCGCACCGAGATCCGGCTCCGCGAGAAAGGGACCGACAAGGTACACATCTACGACGGCTGGGCCTGGAACGAGACCGCGCCCGACGACAAACCCGACTGGATGCCCGAGGAGATCACGGAGGCGAACGTCTCGAAGAAGGGTATCGAGCACCTCGAGGACTGA
- a CDS encoding quinone-dependent dihydroorotate dehydrogenase, translated as MDAYDVARPLLFRLDAETAHRTVHRGLSAVQGTPLERLLARRYTVADDRLAVDAFGQSFPNPVGVAAGFDKNAEVPRAVAALGFGHVEVGGVTAEAQPGNPRPRLFRLPSDRAIINRMGLNNQGADRVGRRLRESDLPDVPVGVNLAKSEHTPTEEAPADYRYTYERVGDAADFCVVNVSCPNSEGFRDLQNRDEMAAILGELVDAGADPLLVKLSPDLPEPAVETALDLVEEFGLDGVVAANTTTERPDSLTHPNASETGGLSGAPIEADATEMVRFVAERVDVPVVGVGGVASAEDAYRKIRAGASLVQLYTALVYEGPGLARDINEGLLALLERDGFDSVEDAVGADL; from the coding sequence ATGGACGCGTACGACGTCGCGAGACCGTTGCTGTTTCGTCTGGACGCCGAGACCGCCCACCGGACCGTCCACCGGGGGCTGTCCGCCGTTCAGGGGACGCCGCTAGAGCGTCTCCTCGCACGTCGCTACACCGTCGCAGACGACAGGCTCGCGGTCGACGCCTTCGGCCAGTCGTTCCCGAACCCGGTCGGCGTCGCCGCGGGCTTCGACAAGAACGCGGAGGTCCCGCGCGCGGTGGCCGCGCTGGGCTTCGGCCACGTCGAGGTCGGCGGCGTCACCGCCGAGGCCCAGCCCGGGAACCCGCGCCCGCGCCTGTTCCGCCTGCCGAGCGACCGCGCGATCATCAACCGCATGGGGCTGAACAACCAGGGTGCGGACCGCGTCGGCCGCCGCCTCCGCGAGTCCGATCTCCCGGACGTCCCCGTCGGCGTCAACCTCGCGAAGTCCGAGCACACGCCCACGGAGGAGGCACCCGCGGACTACCGCTACACCTACGAGCGCGTCGGTGACGCCGCGGACTTCTGTGTCGTCAACGTCTCCTGCCCGAACTCGGAGGGCTTCCGCGACCTCCAGAACCGCGACGAGATGGCCGCCATTCTCGGCGAACTCGTCGACGCCGGCGCGGACCCCCTCCTCGTGAAGCTCTCGCCGGACCTGCCCGAGCCCGCCGTCGAGACCGCGCTCGACCTCGTCGAGGAGTTCGGCCTCGACGGCGTCGTCGCCGCGAACACCACGACAGAGCGCCCTGACTCGCTCACACACCCGAACGCGAGCGAGACGGGCGGGCTCTCCGGTGCTCCCATCGAGGCGGACGCCACCGAGATGGTCCGCTTCGTCGCCGAGCGCGTGGACGTCCCCGTCGTCGGCGTCGGCGGCGTCGCCTCGGCCGAGGACGCCTACCGGAAGATCCGCGCCGGTGCCTCCCTCGTCCAACTCTACACCGCACTGGTCTACGAGGGGCCGGGCCTCGCCCGCGACATCAACGAGGGCCTGCTCGCCCTGCTCGAACGCGACGGCTTCGACTCCGTCGAGGACGCCGTCGGTGCTGACCTCTAA
- the pheT gene encoding phenylalanine--tRNA ligase subunit beta, whose product MPVVDVDPDALRRLTGHDEKDDDELKRDLFGLGLEFEGETEDGEFQLEFAPDRLDRLSVEGVARSLRYQYGDDRGVYVPNTNDADWTIEVDSSVPDERPFVTGAVVRNVSLDDAALDSLIQLQEKLHATMGRKRVKGAIGIHDLTMLKGKLASDEGGNSIQYVGVEPDGDTFVPLDSDRELTPGEVLTEHQTGREYADIVADYGRYPAIYDDIGLFSFPPVINGRRTEVSTDSRDLFVEMTGTDQWTIDKMLNIVCYALDARGATVEEVTVDYPDDPVYSDDSIERVDPGVDLVRPDLSTSEKHVTHDRIEGLLGVNLDPDEVVDLLERSGLDATTDETDNGTLAYAVDVPPYRVDVLHPLDLVDDVGRAYGFNELEPQYPEVGTVGGRHDRSNLEDAVRDQLVGLGFTDLLNFHMTNEEENYERMRVHPDEHDCVGAGEPVTITEPYSEDYTMVRSWALPSLAMVLENNTHRSYPQDIAEVGFAAEYDAGEDTYVAERHTVAGALARHDASYEDAKAVLQSLARDFDVTLATPPTDHPSFIDGRTASVVIDGEEVGVVGELHPAVLVEHDLELPVVAFEFELDALN is encoded by the coding sequence ATGCCCGTCGTCGACGTCGACCCCGACGCGCTGCGCCGGCTCACCGGCCACGACGAGAAGGACGACGACGAGCTGAAGCGGGACCTGTTCGGCCTCGGGCTCGAGTTCGAGGGCGAGACCGAGGACGGCGAGTTCCAACTCGAGTTCGCACCGGACCGGCTCGACCGGCTCTCCGTCGAGGGCGTCGCGCGCAGCCTGCGCTACCAGTACGGCGACGACCGCGGCGTCTACGTCCCGAACACGAACGACGCCGACTGGACCATCGAGGTGGATTCGTCGGTGCCCGACGAGCGGCCGTTCGTCACCGGCGCGGTCGTCCGGAACGTGAGCCTCGACGACGCCGCGCTCGACTCGCTCATCCAGCTGCAGGAGAAGCTCCACGCGACGATGGGGCGCAAGCGCGTCAAGGGAGCCATCGGTATCCACGACCTGACGATGCTGAAGGGGAAGCTCGCCAGCGACGAGGGCGGCAACAGCATCCAGTACGTCGGCGTCGAGCCCGACGGGGACACGTTCGTTCCGCTCGACAGCGACCGCGAGCTCACCCCGGGCGAGGTGCTGACCGAGCACCAGACCGGGCGGGAGTACGCCGACATCGTCGCCGACTACGGACGCTACCCCGCCATCTACGACGACATCGGGCTGTTCTCGTTCCCGCCGGTCATCAACGGCCGCCGGACCGAGGTCAGCACCGACTCGCGGGACCTGTTCGTCGAGATGACCGGCACCGACCAGTGGACCATCGACAAGATGCTGAACATCGTCTGCTACGCGCTCGACGCCCGCGGCGCGACCGTCGAGGAGGTCACCGTCGACTACCCCGACGACCCCGTCTACAGCGACGACAGCATCGAGCGCGTCGACCCCGGCGTCGACCTCGTGCGTCCGGACCTCTCGACCAGCGAGAAGCACGTCACGCACGACCGCATCGAGGGACTGCTCGGCGTCAACCTCGACCCCGACGAGGTCGTCGACCTGCTCGAACGTTCGGGGCTCGACGCGACGACGGACGAAACCGACAACGGGACCCTCGCCTACGCGGTCGACGTCCCGCCGTACCGCGTCGACGTGCTCCACCCGCTCGACCTCGTCGACGACGTGGGCCGCGCGTACGGCTTCAACGAGCTGGAGCCCCAGTACCCCGAGGTCGGCACCGTCGGCGGCCGCCACGACCGCTCCAACCTGGAGGACGCCGTGCGCGACCAGCTCGTCGGCCTCGGCTTCACCGACCTGCTCAACTTCCACATGACCAACGAGGAAGAGAACTACGAGCGGATGCGCGTCCACCCCGACGAGCACGACTGCGTCGGCGCGGGCGAGCCCGTCACCATCACCGAACCCTACAGCGAGGACTACACGATGGTCCGCTCGTGGGCGCTCCCGTCGCTCGCGATGGTGCTGGAGAACAACACCCACCGCTCGTATCCGCAGGACATCGCCGAGGTCGGCTTCGCCGCCGAGTACGACGCGGGCGAGGACACCTACGTCGCCGAGCGCCACACCGTCGCCGGCGCGCTCGCCCGCCACGACGCCTCCTACGAGGACGCCAAGGCCGTGCTGCAGTCGCTCGCGCGTGACTTCGATGTGACGCTGGCAACACCGCCGACTGACCATCCCTCGTTCATCGACGGCCGGACGGCGTCGGTCGTGATAGATGGTGAGGAAGTCGGTGTCGTCGGGGAGCTCCATCCGGCAGTGCTGGTCGAACACGACCTCGAACTGCCCGTCGTCGCGTTCGAGTTCGAACTCGACGCGCTGAACTAA
- the pheS gene encoding phenylalanine--tRNA ligase subunit alpha — MQLPGTQVSVLEAASATDARSVSALADELGAKPETVVGAVFELEDRGLLTVEERTEERVALTDEGEAYVESGLPEVRLYRAAVEAGAGDGSVSMGQVIGASGLEGGAVDIALANYARKGYGAIESGELTADPDADPDADAEATVLAALADGRVDADDIEASVREQLVSRDLVTVSESTERLVTLTDEGVTALMEGVEAAETVGQLTPELLTSGEWQDVEFAEYNVEADAETRYGGKKHILRQTADRVKDTLVGMGFSEMEGPHADAEFWINDCLFMPQDHPARTHWDQFALDVPPMQDLPEDLVARVEDAHRNGVGEDGDGYHSPWTEDVARGVDLRGHTTSLSMRYLSGHAQGELEPPQRYFSVEKVYRNDTLDATHLLEFFQIEGWVMAEDLSVRDLMGTFTEFYEQFGITDLEFKPHYNPYTEPSFELFGEHPETGEIVEIGNSGIFREEVLRPLGVDCDVMAWGLALERLLMLTHGFEDIRDVHGTLVDLDFLRSEEVVH; from the coding sequence ATGCAACTACCAGGGACACAGGTTTCGGTGCTCGAAGCCGCGAGCGCCACCGACGCGAGGTCGGTGTCCGCGCTGGCCGACGAGCTCGGGGCGAAACCCGAGACGGTCGTCGGCGCGGTGTTCGAGCTGGAGGATAGAGGCCTCCTCACGGTCGAGGAGCGAACCGAGGAGCGAGTCGCACTCACCGACGAGGGCGAGGCGTACGTCGAGTCGGGCCTGCCGGAGGTCCGGCTGTACCGGGCCGCGGTCGAGGCCGGGGCCGGCGACGGGTCGGTCTCGATGGGGCAGGTCATCGGGGCCTCGGGGCTCGAGGGCGGCGCGGTCGACATCGCGCTGGCGAACTACGCCCGGAAGGGGTACGGAGCCATCGAGTCGGGCGAGCTGACCGCCGACCCGGACGCCGACCCCGACGCGGACGCGGAGGCGACGGTGCTGGCCGCGCTCGCCGACGGGCGCGTGGACGCCGACGATATCGAGGCATCGGTGCGCGAGCAGCTGGTGAGCCGCGACCTCGTCACCGTCTCGGAGTCGACGGAACGCCTGGTCACGCTGACCGACGAGGGCGTGACGGCGCTGATGGAGGGCGTCGAGGCGGCCGAGACGGTCGGCCAGCTCACGCCCGAACTGCTCACCAGCGGCGAGTGGCAGGACGTCGAGTTCGCCGAGTACAACGTCGAGGCCGACGCGGAGACGCGCTACGGCGGCAAGAAGCACATCCTGCGCCAGACCGCGGACCGCGTGAAGGACACCCTCGTCGGGATGGGCTTTTCGGAGATGGAGGGCCCGCACGCCGACGCGGAGTTCTGGATCAACGACTGCCTGTTCATGCCCCAGGACCACCCGGCCCGGACGCACTGGGACCAGTTCGCCCTGGACGTGCCGCCGATGCAGGACCTCCCCGAGGACCTCGTCGCGCGGGTCGAGGACGCCCACCGGAACGGCGTCGGCGAGGACGGCGACGGCTACCACTCGCCGTGGACCGAGGACGTCGCCCGCGGCGTGGACCTGCGGGGACACACCACCTCGCTGTCGATGCGCTACCTGTCGGGCCACGCCCAGGGCGAGCTGGAGCCGCCGCAGCGGTACTTCTCGGTGGAGAAGGTGTACCGGAACGACACGCTCGACGCGACCCACCTGCTGGAGTTCTTCCAGATCGAGGGCTGGGTGATGGCCGAGGATCTCTCCGTTCGGGACCTGATGGGCACGTTCACGGAGTTCTACGAGCAGTTCGGCATCACCGACCTGGAGTTCAAGCCCCACTACAACCCGTACACGGAGCCGAGCTTCGAGCTGTTCGGCGAGCACCCCGAGACGGGCGAGATCGTCGAGATCGGGAACTCGGGCATCTTCCGCGAGGAGGTGCTCCGCCCGCTCGGCGTCGACTGCGACGTGATGGCCTGGGGGCTCGCGCTGGAGCGCCTGCTGATGCTCACCCACGGCTTCGAGGACATCCGCGACGTGCACGGGACGCTCGTCGACCTCGACTTCCTGCGTTCCGAGGAGGTGGTGCACTGA
- a CDS encoding ORC1-type DNA replication protein: MAEDPPDEGMLGWDESVFRNERVFEIDYVPETFKHRETQTQSLQYVLRPAVRGSRPLNAVVRGPPGTGKTTAVQKLFSELQAETSDVRTVRVNCQMNATRYSVFSRLFEGMFDYEPPASGISFKKLFSQVTERLVDEDEVLVVALDDVNYLFYESEASDTLYSLLRAHEEHSGARIGVIVISSDPNLDVMDELDSRVQSVFRPEDIYFPPYDEGEIVEILRERVKRGFQDDVIPAPILDLVAEFTAETGDLRVGIDLLRRAGLHAEMRAARTVEEQDVKAAYEKSKYVHLRRSLEGLSESELALVEVIAECEGERAGDVYETFHERTGLGYTRYSEIVNKLDDLGIVETEYAEVEGRGRSRELTLEYDREAVLDRL; encoded by the coding sequence ATGGCTGAGGACCCTCCAGACGAGGGAATGTTGGGCTGGGACGAGTCGGTCTTCCGCAACGAGCGGGTGTTCGAGATCGACTACGTCCCCGAGACGTTCAAACACCGCGAGACCCAGACCCAGAGCCTGCAGTACGTCCTCCGTCCCGCAGTCCGGGGGTCCCGGCCCCTCAACGCCGTCGTCCGTGGGCCGCCCGGCACCGGGAAGACCACGGCCGTCCAGAAGCTCTTCTCGGAGCTCCAGGCCGAGACCAGCGACGTGCGCACCGTCCGGGTGAACTGCCAGATGAACGCGACGCGCTACTCGGTGTTCTCCCGGCTGTTCGAGGGGATGTTCGACTACGAGCCGCCCGCGTCGGGCATCTCGTTCAAGAAGCTGTTCTCGCAGGTGACCGAGCGTCTCGTCGACGAGGACGAGGTGCTCGTCGTCGCGCTCGACGACGTGAACTACCTGTTCTACGAGAGCGAGGCCTCCGACACGCTGTACTCGCTGCTCCGGGCCCACGAGGAGCACTCCGGCGCGCGCATCGGCGTCATCGTCATCTCGTCGGACCCGAACCTCGACGTGATGGACGAACTGGACTCCCGCGTGCAGTCCGTCTTCCGCCCCGAGGACATCTACTTCCCGCCGTACGACGAGGGCGAAATCGTCGAGATCCTCCGCGAGCGCGTCAAACGCGGCTTCCAGGACGACGTGATCCCGGCACCGATACTCGACCTCGTCGCCGAGTTCACCGCCGAGACGGGCGATCTCCGCGTCGGCATCGACCTGCTCCGACGGGCCGGCCTCCACGCCGAGATGCGCGCCGCCCGCACGGTCGAGGAGCAGGACGTCAAAGCCGCCTACGAGAAGTCGAAGTACGTCCACCTCCGGCGCTCGCTGGAGGGCCTGAGCGAGTCCGAGCTCGCCCTCGTCGAGGTCATCGCCGAGTGCGAGGGCGAACGCGCCGGCGACGTGTACGAGACGTTCCACGAGCGCACCGGGCTCGGCTACACGCGGTACTCGGAGATCGTCAACAAGCTCGACGACCTCGGCATCGTCGAGACGGAGTACGCCGAGGTCGAGGGTCGCGGCCGGTCGCGGGAGCTGACGCTCGAGTACGACCGGGAAGCCGTGCTCGACCGGCTGTAG
- a CDS encoding DUF1059 domain-containing protein codes for MVKAFECSLADCSFEVRSEDEGEIVSMVREHAQNVHGMSMNEGDIKSNMTEMH; via the coding sequence ATGGTGAAAGCATTCGAATGTAGCCTGGCGGACTGTTCGTTCGAAGTACGCTCCGAGGACGAGGGCGAGATCGTCTCGATGGTCAGGGAGCACGCCCAGAACGTCCACGGGATGTCGATGAACGAGGGCGATATCAAGAGCAACATGACGGAGATGCACTGA
- a CDS encoding MutS-related protein → MELSAIPGVGAKTADALAELDDPEAALRAGDVATLSRAPGVSEGRAARIARAAIRTEHDDPGGFLATDRVREVYRAMLDELKARTVTDYGAKRMETFYPSAAHSRIDEVREFTERAMEREVSDDVLEALAGVEPLREPHDVSVRDRCLATTDGETYARAREAIPELPVEVVDDARGLADLARGYSTVVALDETFAGVEVEGDVRVEPNALSTPVEVVPERALAFFATNRDRIRAAIAVHRAAGLDAPCDLDDLERGLSGLAEDGGIAGDTEVDRLATALDDLDAAVGMAENVANDRLREAIEERDVTIEGADLLSLVERGAGVDSLLSRELADEYADAVDAARDHLVESLDLDTGEAEVARRAFGDEPTYPVDHEEAVVSRLREDLNAAKERRETRLKRELADELADRRPDAEALVGAALELDVALAVARFAADYDCTLPTFDGSGIDIEGGRSLLLDVAHDEVDPVDYGIDGVALLSGVNSGGKTSTLDLVASVVVLAQMGLPVPADSVRLQRFSSLHYHAKTQGTLDAGAFESTVREFADVAGGGADSLVLVDELESITEPGASAKIIAGILEALEENGASAVFVSHLAGEIRETANFEVTVDGIEAVGLVDGELVVNRSPVKDHLARSTPELIVEKLAGESDAAFYDRLLEKFE, encoded by the coding sequence ATGGAACTGTCGGCGATACCGGGCGTCGGCGCGAAGACGGCCGACGCGCTGGCCGAACTCGACGACCCCGAGGCGGCACTGCGGGCAGGCGACGTGGCGACGCTCTCGCGTGCACCGGGCGTCTCCGAGGGGCGGGCCGCTCGCATCGCGCGGGCGGCCATCCGGACCGAACACGACGACCCCGGGGGGTTCCTCGCGACGGACCGCGTCCGCGAGGTGTACCGGGCGATGCTCGACGAGTTGAAAGCGCGAACCGTCACCGACTACGGGGCCAAGCGGATGGAGACGTTCTACCCGAGCGCGGCGCACTCGCGCATCGACGAGGTACGGGAGTTCACGGAGCGCGCGATGGAGCGCGAGGTGAGCGACGACGTGCTCGAAGCGCTTGCGGGGGTCGAACCGCTCCGGGAGCCCCACGACGTGTCCGTGCGGGACCGCTGTCTGGCGACGACCGACGGCGAGACGTACGCCCGGGCTCGGGAGGCGATCCCCGAACTCCCGGTCGAGGTCGTCGACGACGCGCGGGGGCTGGCGGACCTCGCCCGCGGGTACTCGACGGTCGTCGCACTCGACGAGACGTTCGCCGGCGTCGAGGTCGAGGGCGACGTGCGGGTCGAACCGAACGCGCTGTCGACCCCCGTGGAGGTCGTCCCGGAGCGCGCATTGGCGTTCTTCGCGACGAACCGGGACCGCATCCGGGCGGCCATCGCGGTGCATCGCGCGGCGGGGCTGGACGCGCCCTGCGACCTCGACGACCTGGAGAGGGGGCTCTCGGGGCTGGCCGAGGACGGCGGCATCGCGGGCGACACGGAGGTCGACCGGCTCGCGACCGCACTCGACGACCTCGACGCGGCGGTCGGCATGGCCGAGAACGTCGCCAACGACCGGCTGCGGGAGGCCATCGAGGAGCGCGACGTGACCATCGAGGGGGCGGACCTGCTCTCGCTGGTCGAGCGCGGGGCCGGGGTCGACTCGCTGCTCTCGCGGGAGCTCGCCGACGAGTACGCCGACGCGGTCGACGCGGCGCGGGACCACCTCGTCGAGAGCCTCGACCTCGACACGGGCGAGGCCGAGGTCGCCCGGCGCGCGTTCGGCGACGAGCCGACGTACCCCGTCGACCACGAGGAGGCCGTCGTCTCGCGGCTTCGCGAGGACCTGAACGCGGCGAAGGAGCGCCGCGAGACGCGGCTGAAGCGCGAGCTTGCCGACGAGCTCGCGGACCGACGTCCCGACGCGGAGGCGCTCGTGGGCGCGGCGCTCGAACTCGACGTGGCGCTCGCGGTCGCGCGCTTCGCGGCCGATTACGACTGCACGCTCCCCACCTTCGACGGCTCGGGCATCGACATCGAGGGCGGGCGGTCGCTCCTGCTCGACGTGGCCCACGACGAGGTCGACCCGGTGGACTACGGCATCGACGGCGTCGCACTGCTCTCGGGTGTCAACTCGGGTGGGAAGACGTCGACGCTCGACCTCGTGGCGAGCGTCGTCGTCCTCGCGCAGATGGGCCTGCCCGTGCCCGCGGACTCGGTGCGGCTCCAGCGGTTCTCGTCGCTGCACTACCACGCGAAGACACAGGGAACGCTGGATGCGGGCGCGTTCGAGTCCACGGTACGGGAGTTCGCCGACGTGGCCGGCGGCGGCGCGGACTCGCTGGTGCTCGTCGACGAGCTGGAGTCCATCACCGAGCCCGGTGCGTCGGCGAAGATCATCGCGGGCATCCTCGAGGCGCTCGAGGAGAACGGCGCGTCGGCGGTGTTCGTCTCACACCTCGCCGGCGAGATACGCGAGACCGCGAACTTCGAGGTGACCGTCGACGGCATCGAGGCCGTCGGGCTGGTCGACGGCGAGCTCGTCGTGAACCGCTCGCCCGTGAAGGACCACCTCGCGCGCTCGACGCCCGAGCTCATCGTCGAGAAGCTCGCCGGCGAGTCCGATGCCGCGTTCTACGACCGGCTGCTGGAGAAGTTCGAGTAA
- a CDS encoding HD domain-containing protein: protein MHENTVREAFPELDAIADDDLRTGVVDAWATAMTDNGVEDLAGVPWLPPVQRDLALDDESLVDHVREVTACALALAETLLDHRQVDISLDTVLAGALVHDVSKLAEFDGMDATAVYDLLGHPYYGVHLVARAGLPVELAHVALSHTHRTTVEPATLEATIVAHADAVAAAAIRSRATDDLRTV, encoded by the coding sequence ATGCACGAGAACACGGTCCGCGAGGCGTTCCCGGAACTCGACGCCATCGCGGACGACGACCTCCGTACCGGCGTCGTCGACGCGTGGGCCACCGCGATGACGGACAACGGAGTGGAGGACCTCGCCGGGGTACCGTGGCTGCCGCCGGTCCAGCGCGACCTCGCTCTCGACGACGAGTCCCTCGTCGACCACGTCCGCGAGGTCACGGCCTGCGCGCTCGCCCTCGCGGAGACGCTCCTCGACCACCGGCAGGTCGACATCTCGCTCGACACCGTCCTCGCGGGAGCGCTCGTCCACGACGTGAGCAAGCTCGCCGAGTTCGACGGGATGGACGCGACCGCGGTGTACGACCTGCTCGGGCACCCCTACTACGGCGTCCACCTCGTCGCGCGGGCCGGGCTGCCGGTCGAACTCGCCCACGTCGCCCTCTCGCACACCCACCGGACGACCGTCGAGCCGGCGACGCTCGAAGCGACCATCGTGGCCCACGCCGACGCCGTCGCGGCGGCGGCCATCCGCTCGCGTGCGACCGACGACCTGCGGACGGTGTGA
- a CDS encoding phosphotransferase family protein, translated as MTETTHDTDALESVLAAELDADVTGVETLSDGLNLVLAVSTPAQEYVVRRPNKLRDRAYINALHDEYGVMERLHDTPLPTPEPVLYCDDPSILDGAFFVIPRVPGEVVPLGSDLPERFRHPAARRQLAHTLVDTLADVHALDPEQFEGVCDSRTPREQVQNGLDRLDEATAVTGREFARLRALGEWLIGNAPEDPETTLVHGDFRPGNILFAGEETPEITSVLDWEAALLGDPLVELGYLLLRWGDADDPTPSLDGIVERYPEHEQTVAHLREQNERGLAPFTTDPGSPTRRELVDRYEERTGRTFEHERFYRVQAAFSLASVWVDLHRYRVEHDEDSDFEPFIDHMTLLAEGVVDGERPL; from the coding sequence ATGACCGAAACCACGCACGACACCGACGCCCTCGAATCCGTCCTCGCGGCCGAACTCGACGCTGACGTCACCGGCGTCGAGACGCTCTCGGACGGGCTCAACCTCGTGCTCGCCGTCTCGACACCGGCACAGGAGTACGTCGTTCGCCGACCGAACAAGCTCCGCGACCGGGCCTACATCAACGCGCTCCACGACGAGTACGGCGTGATGGAACGGCTCCACGACACGCCCCTACCGACGCCGGAGCCGGTGCTGTACTGCGACGACCCGTCGATACTGGACGGCGCGTTCTTCGTCATCCCACGCGTGCCGGGCGAAGTCGTCCCCCTCGGCTCGGACCTGCCCGAACGGTTCCGACATCCGGCGGCGAGACGACAGCTCGCCCACACGCTCGTCGACACCCTCGCAGACGTCCACGCGCTCGACCCCGAGCAGTTCGAGGGCGTGTGCGACAGCCGAACCCCGCGCGAGCAGGTCCAGAACGGCCTCGACCGGCTCGACGAGGCCACGGCGGTGACCGGCCGCGAGTTCGCCCGGCTCCGGGCCCTCGGCGAGTGGCTCATCGGGAACGCGCCCGAAGACCCGGAGACGACGCTCGTCCACGGCGACTTCCGCCCCGGAAACATCCTGTTCGCGGGCGAGGAGACGCCGGAGATAACCAGCGTCCTCGACTGGGAGGCCGCGCTCCTTGGCGACCCCCTGGTCGAGCTCGGCTACCTCCTGCTGCGCTGGGGCGACGCGGACGACCCGACACCGTCGCTCGACGGCATCGTGGAGCGCTACCCCGAGCACGAGCAGACGGTCGCACACCTCCGCGAGCAGAACGAACGCGGGCTCGCGCCGTTCACGACCGACCCCGGAAGCCCGACCCGGCGGGAGCTGGTCGACCGGTACGAGGAGCGGACGGGTCGGACGTTCGAACACGAGCGGTTCTACCGGGTGCAGGCGGCGTTCTCGCTCGCGTCGGTCTGGGTGGATCTGCACCGCTACCGGGTCGAACACGACGAGGACTCCGATTTCGAGCCGTTCATCGACCACATGACGCTGCTCGCGGAGGGCGTCGTCGACGGCGAACGGCCGCTGTAG